A region from the Arvicola amphibius chromosome 12, mArvAmp1.2, whole genome shotgun sequence genome encodes:
- the LOC119827952 gene encoding ATP synthase F(0) complex subunit C1, mitochondrial-like — RQITKALLVTPVLIRSCTRGLIRPVSASLLSRPEAPSQQVQQPSSSSSPLQVARGEFQTSVVSRDIDTDAKFIGAGAATVGVAGSGAGIGTVFGSLIIGYARNPSLKQQLFSYAILGFALSEAMGLFCLMVAFLILFAM, encoded by the coding sequence AGGCAGATCACCAAGGCACTGCTCGTTACTCCAGTTCTGATCCGCTCCTGTACCAGGGGTCTAATcaggcctgtgtctgcctccctctTGAGTAGACCAGAGGCCCCATCTCAACAGGTTCAACAGCCTTCCAGCAGCAGCTCCCCTCTCCAGGTGGCCAGAGGGGAATTCCAGACCAGTGTTGTTTCCCGGGACATTGACACAGATGCCAAGTTTATTGGTGCTGGGGCTGCCACAGTTGGTGTGGCTGGATCCGGGGCTGGCATCGGAACAGTGTTTGGTAGCTTGATTATTGGCTATGCCAGGAACCCATCTCTCAAGCAACAGCTCTTCTCCTATGCCATTCTGGGCTTTGCCCTGTCTGAGGCCATGGGGCTCTTCTGTTTGATGGTcgccttcctcatcctcttcgcCATGTGA